The genomic interval ACCCGCGCCTGCGCCTTCTGCAATGTCGCGACCGGCAAGCCCGGCGCGCTCGATCCGAACGAGCCGGAAAATATCGGCAAGGCCGTCGCCCAGATGGGGCTGATGCATGTCGTGATCACCTCTGTCGACCGCGACGATCTGGCCGATGGCGGCGCGGAGCATTTCGAGAAGGTGATCCACGCCATCCGCGCGGCCTCGCCCGCCACCACGATCGAGGTGCTGACGCCCGATTTCCTGCGCAAGCCCGGCGCGCTGGAACGCGTGGTGGCCGCAAGACCCGACGTCTTCAACCACAATCTCGAGACCGTGCCGTCGAACTATCTGACGGTTCGCCCCGGCGCGCGGTATTTCCATTCGATCCGGCTTTTGCAGCGGGTCAAGGAACTCGATCCGAACATGTTCACCAAGTCCGGCATCATGGTCGGCCTCGGCGAGGAGCGCAACGAAGTGCTCCAGCTCATGGACGATCTGAGGACCGCCGATGTCGATTTCCTGACCATCGGCCAGTATCTGCAGCCGACCCGCAAGCATCACCGCGTGGTGAGTTTCGTCACGCCGGACGAGTTCAAGTCCTACGAGACGGTGGCCTATACCAAGGGCTTCCTAATGGTGTCCGCAAGCCCGCTGACGCGTTCCTCGCATCACGCGGGCGAGGACTTTGCCCGGCTGCGCGAGAACCGCGCGAAGAAGCTTGCCATGGTGGCGGCTGAGTAGTCCGAGAATCCGATCCGTCCCGCAGCAATAACGGAGCAGATCTTTGCCAACATTCCTGCAACATGCACTTATCGTGGCCGCCGGCGGCGCGCTCGGCTCCGTTGGTCGTCATTTTATCGGCGTTCTGGCTACGCGTATGGGCGCCATCACTTTCCCTTGGGGCACGCTGGCGGTCAATATCATCGGCTCACTGCTGATCGGGCTGCTGGTGGAGGCCGTGGCGCGGGTGCTGAACGAATCCGCCGAGGCGCGGATGTTCATCGTGATCGGCTTTCTGGGCGGCTTCACCACCTTCTCCTCGTTCTCGCTCGACGCCATGAACATGATCGAGCGTGGCGACGTGCTGCCCGCCATAGCCTATGTCATCGGCAGCGTGGCGATCGGGCTGGGAGCGGTCTGGGCAGGGCTCGCCATCGGGCGGTTGGTATTTTAGCCCGTTTCATTCCACGCGATCATGCGATAGAAGCCTTCTCCTGAGAACAAGGGCGTACCGCATGGCAGGCATCGAACATATCAAGGTGGATCACGACGAGGCGGGCATGCGCCTCGACCGTTGGTTCAAGCAGCATTATCCGGGCCTCGGCTTCGGCGCGCTGCAAAAGCTGCTGCGCTCCGGGCAGATACGCGTCGATGGCGGGCGGGTGAAAGCCGATACCCGGG from Martelella mediterranea DSM 17316 carries:
- the lipA gene encoding lipoyl synthase — protein: MVTLLDTTSDAQKRVRHPEKAHRPDTEVLRKPDWIRVKAPVSRGYQETRGIVKDNKLVTVCEEAGCPNIGECWDKKHASFMIMGEICTRACAFCNVATGKPGALDPNEPENIGKAVAQMGLMHVVITSVDRDDLADGGAEHFEKVIHAIRAASPATTIEVLTPDFLRKPGALERVVAARPDVFNHNLETVPSNYLTVRPGARYFHSIRLLQRVKELDPNMFTKSGIMVGLGEERNEVLQLMDDLRTADVDFLTIGQYLQPTRKHHRVVSFVTPDEFKSYETVAYTKGFLMVSASPLTRSSHHAGEDFARLRENRAKKLAMVAAE
- the crcB gene encoding fluoride efflux transporter CrcB gives rise to the protein MQHALIVAAGGALGSVGRHFIGVLATRMGAITFPWGTLAVNIIGSLLIGLLVEAVARVLNESAEARMFIVIGFLGGFTTFSSFSLDAMNMIERGDVLPAIAYVIGSVAIGLGAVWAGLAIGRLVF